Genomic DNA from Rhodoferax mekongensis:
TTGCCCATCATGCCGTGGCCGAGTACGTCCTCGAGCACCGGCAGGCAGCTCTGGCGCAGCAGAACGTCGTCTTCGGTGACCTTGGCGACCAGGCCCTTCTGGGCGGAGACGGCAATCACCCGCTCTTTGGGAATACCCAGAATGTCGGCCGTGCTGGTGCGCTGGCGGTCAATCTGGGTCTGGATCTGGGCCGGGGTGCTGAGGGCGTCCCACAGCGTGTCGATCTTGTTGAGCACCACCAAGCGCGCATCGGGGTCGGTGGACTCGGTAATCAGGTGCTCGCGCCAAATGGAGAGGTCGGATTTGGTGACACCGGTGTCCGCACCCAGCATGAACACCACCGCATGGGCCTGCGGAATCAGGCTGACGGTCAGCTCCGGCTCGGCGCCGATGGCGTTCAGGCCCGGGGTATCCAGAATCACCAACCCTTGCTTGAGCAACGGATGGGCGATGTTGATAAGCGCATGGCGCCAGCGCGGCACCTCGACCATGCCCTGCGCGTCCACCATGGGGTTGTCCTCGGGGGCTTGCGCATGCCAGAAGCCCAATGCACGGGCTTCGTCTTGCGTGACCTTGCGGGTTTCGGCCACTTTTTCCAGGGCCTTGGCCAACTGCATGGGATTGTTCACATCGAGGTCGATGCGAGCCCATTTTTCGGGGGCCATGCGCCATTCCATCAGGGCCTGGGGTTGCAGGCGGGTTTCGATGGGGAGCAGGCGCAGGCAGGGGGGCACATCAGCGTCGTAGCCCATTTCGGTAGGGCACATGGTGGTGCGGCCTGCGCTGGCCGGCATGATGCGCCGGCCGTAACCTGCGAAGAACAGGGCATTGATCATCTCGGATTTGCCGCGCGAGAACTCGGCCACAAAGGCCACCATCACCTTGTCTGAGCGCAGCTGGGTTTCCAGGCGCAACAGGCGCTCCTCCACACCGGCGTCCAGTAACTCGTGGTCTTTGAGCCATTCCGCCAGTAACTTCAGGCGCAGGGCGAATTCGCGCCGCCATGTACCGTGTTGGTCAAACTGTTCGTTGAATGAAGTAGCCACGTAGTCCCCCGAGAATCGGCCAATATAGCACCGCGCCCCTCTCTTAGCGCTTCTGGCAAACCATGCAGTAGTAAGTGGAGCGCTGGCCCTGCCGGATGGCGCGTACCGGTGTGGCGCACACACGACAAGGCGCGCCCTCGCGGCCGTAGACATTGGCTTCGAGCTGGAAGTACCCGCTTTCGCCATTGGCATTGGAAAAATCCCGCAGGGTGCTGCCGCCCTTCTCTACCGCGCGGCTGAGCACGTCTTTGACCGCCGCATGGAGCTTGGCCACCCTTGGTTTGCTGATGCTGTTGGCCGGGCTGGTGGGGCGTATGCCGGCGAGAAACAAGGCCTCCGATGCGTAAATATTGCCCACCCCGACCACCACCTCGCCGGCCAGCAACACCTGTTTGATAGGCGCTTTGCGCTGGCGCAGGCCGGCCAGAAAGGCGGCGGGGTCAAAACCATCGCCCAGCGGCTCCACACCCAGGTGGCCCAGCAGCTTTTGCGCAACCGGGTCAGACTCGCCTGCCGCAAACACCACCGCTCCGAAGCGGCGGGGGTCGTGCAGGCGCAGGGTGCCCAGGTCCGTCACCATGTCAAAGTGGTCATGCAAGCCGGCGGGCGGCAAGTGGCGGTCAAAGATGACCGAGCCTGACATGCCCAGGTGCACCAGCAGCAAGCCGTCGCTCAGGTCGATCAGCAAATACTTGCCCCGGCGCCGCACGCCACGCACCCGCATGCCGACCAACACTGCCGGCTCACATTGCAAGGGCCAGCGCAGGGGTTTGCCCATGCGCACGCCCTGAATGGTGGCGCCGGTGATGCGGTCGGCAAAACTCCGGCGGGTCACTTCGACTTCGGGCAATTCAGGCATGGGGACTCTCGGTATTGGGGCTTGGATTATTATGGTCCGATGCACCGTACCCCACGCCTCATTACCCTGGCCGCCCTGCTGGCCGGACTCGCCCCCATCGCTCCCGCCATGGCGGCAACACCCGCGCCGGTGATCGTCAATTCCGACCTCGATGCACGGCTGATGTACCAGATCCTTCAGGCAGAGATGAGCGCACTCGATGGTGACGAGGCGAATGCTTTCTCGCTCACGCTCGACGCTGCCCGGCGCTCGGGCTCGGTCAAGTTGTATGAGCGTGCGGTTGAGCTGGGTTTGCGGGCCCGTAGCGCCGAATTTGCCATCGAAGCGGCACGTGCCTGGCAGCGTGCCTACCCGACCGCCAAAGAACCGAACCGCTATGTGCTGCAGATATTGATTGGCACCAACCGCCTTGCCGAAATTGCGGACCCCCTCAAGCGCGAACTGCAGGGGTTAACGGGCAAGGAACGGGTGACCGCGATCAACCAGATTCCCCGCTACTTCCCCCGGGTGACGGACAAAGCATTGGCCGCCAACGTGGTGGAGCAAGCACTGGCGGCAGACCTGCCGACCAGCAATTACGGCCCTGCCGCTTGGGCCGCTGTAGGCGTAATGCGGTTTGGCGCTGGCAACACGGCCGGCGCACTGGATGCCGCCCAGCGCGGTGCGGCGCTCGACAGCTCCGCGGATGAGCCCGCCATATTGGCCCTGAACCTGATGGAAGCCAAGACGCCCGCCGCTGAAGCGGTCGTGCGCAAATACCTGGCTGGCAAAGCCATTCCCGAAATCCGCATGGCCTATGGCCGCACCCTGATAGGTGCGCAACGCTATTCCGAAGCGCTGGAGCAAATGAAGGTGCTGAACCAGCAGAAGCCCGAATTCCCGGATGCCTGGCTGGTGCGAGGTTCCCTGGAGCTGCAAGACCGCGGAAACACCGTGGCGGAAAAGTCGCTCAAAAAGTACTTGAGCCTGCTGCCCGCTGAGCAGGACAGCAGCGACGAATCAGAAACCGGCCGCGGTGCCGTGCAGGCCTACCTGCTGCTGGCGCAGATTGCGGAGCAGAACGGCAAAGCCGATGAAGCCAATGCCTACCTGCAACGCATCAAGAGCCCCCAGGACGCTCTTCGGGTGAACACCCGCCGCGCCATGCTCCTGGCCCGCCAAGGCAAGCTGGACGATGCGCTCATGGTGATCCGCACTTCGCCCGAGCTGCAAGCGGATGACGCCCGTACCAAGCTGGCCACCGAAATACAGCTGCTGCGGGAATACAAAAAAATGGACGAGGCCTACGCCCTGTTGGGCAAGGCCGTCAAAACCTATCCGGATGACACCACCTTTGCCTATGACCAGGCCATGGTGGCCGAAAAGCTGGGCCGCATCGACGAGATGGAACGCCTGTTGCGACAGCTCATCAGCAAAGCACCGGATTACCACCACGCCTACAACGCGCTGGGCTACTCGCTGGCGGACCGCAACATGCGCCTGCCGGAGGCCCGCCAACTGATTCTCAAAGCGCTGGAGTTCGCCCCCGGTGATCCCTTCATCGTGGACAGCTTGGCTTGGGTGGAATATCGCAGCGGCAATCTGGCAGAAGCCAAGCGTCTTTTGGAACAAGCTTTTGCCAAACGGCAGGATGCAGAGATTGCAGCTCACTTGGGCGAGGTGCTCTGGGTCTCCGGGCAACGCGATGCCGCCAATAAGGTATGGCGCCAGGGCCTGGAGCAGCAAAAAGACAACGAAACGCTTCTGGAAACCATCAAGCGCTTGAACCCTTCGCTATGAAGCGCAGGCGTTTTACCAGTGCCCTGGCGCTGGTTGCTACATCTTTTATAGCTGGTTGCGCACACAGGACGGGCGCCAATGGCGCTTTTCCTGCAGAAGCTCAATGGAACGGTCGTCTGGCACTCAAGGTGCAAACCGAACCGCCTCAAGCCTTCAGCGCCGACTTTGAGCTGGGCGGCAGTCCGCAAAGCGGTCTGCTGGTGTTCTTCACCCCCCTGGGCACCGCCGCCGCGCGCCTGCAATGGGCACCGGGCGTTGCCACGCTCCTGGCTGACGGCGAAACCCGCCATTTCGACTCCCTTGCTGCCTTGGCGCAGCAAGCGACTGGCGCCGAACTGCCAGTGCGGGCCCTGTTTGACTGGCTGAACGGCCAAGCCACCGAGGTCCCCGGTTGGACCGTGGACCTGAGCCGGCTGGAGCAAGGTCGCTTGCAAGCCGCCCGAGCAGCGGGCGCATTTCCCGCGGTGGATTTGCGTATCGTGCTGCAGCGCTGAGGTCGCACAAGCGCTGCATTGATAATCGCGGGCATGCAGTCGCTCTACGACATTCCCGCCCCCGCCAAGCTCAACCTGTTTCTCCATATCGTGGGCCGCCGCGACGATGGCTACCACCTGCTGCAATCGCCCTTCATGTTGATTGACTGGTGCGACACCCTGCACTTCAGTCAACGCAGCGACGGACAAGTCAGCCGCGAAGATTTGACCTGGGCCCTGCCGGAAGACGACCTGGTGGTCCGCGCCGCGCGCGCCTTGCAGCAAGCGACCGGCTGCACTGCAGGTGCACATATCGCCATTCACAAGTCCATCCCCGCCCAAGCCGGCATGGGTGGCGGCTCATCCGATGCGGCATCGACGCTGCTCGCATTGAACCGGCTCTGGAACCTCAAACTGCCCTTGGAGGCGCTCGCCAAAATCGGCCTGCAACTGGGCGCTGATGTGCCATTCTTTTTGGGCGGGCGCAATGCCTGGGTGGAAGGTATCGGAGAGAAACTCACTCCTATAGAGATACCGGTTTCGCGTTGGCTGGTGGTCAAACCGGACGCCGGATTGGAGACGAAAAGAATTTTTTCTGATCCAAACTTGAAACGGGACTCAGAGTGCGCTACAATCTATGGCTTCGCTGCACACACTTTCGATAAGACATTGAGTCAAACCCGAAACGACTTGCAGGCCATAGCCCAGACGCTATGCCCCGAGGTTCATCAAGCCCTTCAGTGGCTGGATTCCAAAGGCTTAAGCGGTCGGATGACGGGTTCAGGAAGCGCAGTTTTTGCGCACCTCAACCAAGACATCAATCTGGATGATGTGCCAAGCAACTTTGAAGTCAAAGTGTGCAGCAGTTTGGATGTTCACCCCCTTCAGGGATGGGCACCCAGCGACGGTTTATCGGTGGGTAGCGTTTAGCTATCAACCCGTGTAGGGGAGTCGCCAAGTTGGTTAAGGCACTGGATTTTGATTCCAGCATGCGAAGGTTCGAATCCTTCTTCCCCTGCCAAATTGCTGTTCGGGCCGGTCCCGATGCAGCATGCGATCTGTGACGAAATAAACCCAATCTCTTCGCTGGACCACCCCACATGCAGGCATTCACCCCCCCTGATTTCATGGTTTTCACCGGCAATGCCAACCCCGGCATGGCTGAAGACATTGCCAAGCACCTTGGCATTTCTCTGGGCGCCGCCAGTGTCGGCCGCTTCTCCGATGGTGAAGTTACCGTCGAGATCAACCAGAACGTGCGTGCCCGTGATGTGTTTGTGGTTCAAAGCACTTGCGCGCCCACCAACGAAAACCTGATGGAACTGCTGATCATGGTGGACGCGCTCAAGCGTGCCTCTGCTGAACGTATCAGCGCAGTGATTCCTTACTTTGGGTATGCCCGCCAGGACCGTCGTCCCCGCTCTGCCCGCGTGCCCATCACTGCCAAAGTGGTAGCGAACATGCTGCAAGCCGTGGGTGTGGACCGCGTGCTGACCATGGATTTGCACGCTGACCAGATCCAGGGCTTCTTTGATATTCCGGTGGACA
This window encodes:
- the ispE gene encoding 4-(cytidine 5'-diphospho)-2-C-methyl-D-erythritol kinase, whose product is MQSLYDIPAPAKLNLFLHIVGRRDDGYHLLQSPFMLIDWCDTLHFSQRSDGQVSREDLTWALPEDDLVVRAARALQQATGCTAGAHIAIHKSIPAQAGMGGGSSDAASTLLALNRLWNLKLPLEALAKIGLQLGADVPFFLGGRNAWVEGIGEKLTPIEIPVSRWLVVKPDAGLETKRIFSDPNLKRDSECATIYGFAAHTFDKTLSQTRNDLQAIAQTLCPEVHQALQWLDSKGLSGRMTGSGSAVFAHLNQDINLDDVPSNFEVKVCSSLDVHPLQGWAPSDGLSVGSV
- the mutM gene encoding bifunctional DNA-formamidopyrimidine glycosylase/DNA-(apurinic or apyrimidinic site) lyase, with translation MPELPEVEVTRRSFADRITGATIQGVRMGKPLRWPLQCEPAVLVGMRVRGVRRRGKYLLIDLSDGLLLVHLGMSGSVIFDRHLPPAGLHDHFDMVTDLGTLRLHDPRRFGAVVFAAGESDPVAQKLLGHLGVEPLGDGFDPAAFLAGLRQRKAPIKQVLLAGEVVVGVGNIYASEALFLAGIRPTSPANSISKPRVAKLHAAVKDVLSRAVEKGGSTLRDFSNANGESGYFQLEANVYGREGAPCRVCATPVRAIRQGQRSTYYCMVCQKR
- a CDS encoding dynamin family protein, encoding MATSFNEQFDQHGTWRREFALRLKLLAEWLKDHELLDAGVEERLLRLETQLRSDKVMVAFVAEFSRGKSEMINALFFAGYGRRIMPASAGRTTMCPTEMGYDADVPPCLRLLPIETRLQPQALMEWRMAPEKWARIDLDVNNPMQLAKALEKVAETRKVTQDEARALGFWHAQAPEDNPMVDAQGMVEVPRWRHALINIAHPLLKQGLVILDTPGLNAIGAEPELTVSLIPQAHAVVFMLGADTGVTKSDLSIWREHLITESTDPDARLVVLNKIDTLWDALSTPAQIQTQIDRQRTSTADILGIPKERVIAVSAQKGLVAKVTEDDVLLRQSCLPVLEDVLGHGMMGKRQKILASAMKGGITDLRGETGRVINIRKRDLTEQMLELQSLQGKNANVIKHMRNRISQEQAEFDQGGAKIHAVRSVHLRLLRDVFNILGASVLKKEMALLSDTLLQKGLKLGVKRAYSETFDRLRGNLQRVQSLCAEIQSMLEASFTSLNAEYGFSLQPPVEPDMARFSADVDTVERNHLQYLGLGNAFKLAQPEFADRLVRALSTRLRNIHEAALADVELWSKSAAAQLDAQLRERRRNFARRIEAIDRISQAAGGLEDRINEINQQSNALNEMDAKLMELTSYLVAAQQSAKPATKVDVELV
- a CDS encoding tetratricopeptide repeat protein; amino-acid sequence: MHRTPRLITLAALLAGLAPIAPAMAATPAPVIVNSDLDARLMYQILQAEMSALDGDEANAFSLTLDAARRSGSVKLYERAVELGLRARSAEFAIEAARAWQRAYPTAKEPNRYVLQILIGTNRLAEIADPLKRELQGLTGKERVTAINQIPRYFPRVTDKALAANVVEQALAADLPTSNYGPAAWAAVGVMRFGAGNTAGALDAAQRGAALDSSADEPAILALNLMEAKTPAAEAVVRKYLAGKAIPEIRMAYGRTLIGAQRYSEALEQMKVLNQQKPEFPDAWLVRGSLELQDRGNTVAEKSLKKYLSLLPAEQDSSDESETGRGAVQAYLLLAQIAEQNGKADEANAYLQRIKSPQDALRVNTRRAMLLARQGKLDDALMVIRTSPELQADDARTKLATEIQLLREYKKMDEAYALLGKAVKTYPDDTTFAYDQAMVAEKLGRIDEMERLLRQLISKAPDYHHAYNALGYSLADRNMRLPEARQLILKALEFAPGDPFIVDSLAWVEYRSGNLAEAKRLLEQAFAKRQDAEIAAHLGEVLWVSGQRDAANKVWRQGLEQQKDNETLLETIKRLNPSL
- a CDS encoding outer membrane lipoprotein LolB; translated protein: MKRRRFTSALALVATSFIAGCAHRTGANGAFPAEAQWNGRLALKVQTEPPQAFSADFELGGSPQSGLLVFFTPLGTAAARLQWAPGVATLLADGETRHFDSLAALAQQATGAELPVRALFDWLNGQATEVPGWTVDLSRLEQGRLQAARAAGAFPAVDLRIVLQR